In the Wyeomyia smithii strain HCP4-BCI-WySm-NY-G18 chromosome 2, ASM2978416v1, whole genome shotgun sequence genome, one interval contains:
- the LOC129723234 gene encoding endocuticle structural glycoprotein SgAbd-2-like produces MKLFIALSALLAVAVAVGDYHVEHKHIPIVHSELLQSSDGQFKYSYESANGIVVQEEGHVKNAGNKDHEVNVAHGSYSYVDPHGVPVSVSYVADENGFQAHGSHLPTPPPLPKELVEAYAKVGSHPEQHHEEPELYKGH; encoded by the exons ATGAAATTG TTCATCGCTTTGTCCGCACTTTTGGCCGTTGCTGTTGCAGTAGGGGATTACCATGTGGAGCATAAGCACATTCCAATCGTCCACAGTGAGCTGCTGCAGAGTAGCGATGGTCAGTTCAAGTATAGTTATGAGTCTGCTAATGGGATTGTTGTGCAGGAGGAAGGTCACGTGAAGAACGCAGGCAACAAGGATCACGAAGTTAACGTAGCTCACGGATCGTACTCGTACGTCGACCCACATGGTGTTCCCGTTTCGGTGAGTTACGTTGCCGACGAAAATGGATTCCAAGCGCACGGATCGCATCTGCCAACACCACCCCCACTACCGAAAGAACTGGTTGAGGCCTACGCCAAGGTCGGCAGCCACCCGGAGCAGCACCACGAGGAACCGGAACTGTACAAGGGTCACTAG